The window TCATGACGATAGACTGATATCACACGGAGTCATGGTACTCTGGCATAAAACTGAATGCCAATGGCTAACTTTTTTCTCTTGTGTCCCCCTTGTAGGCCACTAAAATCTTCCcatttgaaattttggtagCCTTAAAAGGAAATGTAGCAGCTGGAAATGATAGGAAATATAAAagttcattttgaatttaagcTGTCCAGGCCACTATAAtctttaaattttgaaattttggtggcagTAAAAAGAAATGTAGCAGAACAAATAATAGGAAATATAGAATATAATTTGGAATTTTAGCTGCCAAATTGAGCCACCAAAAAATAGGCTTCTTTGAAGATTTGGTGGTCATACAttaatttttagtggccccaggCTACCAGGCCATCGCTATTGTCAAGCCCTGCCAAATGGTCATGCATCTGTATATTACACAAGAACAATACACAACAAAATGTATACGGGGCAACAAAGTCtgatctgccccccccccctcaaaaagaaaagaaaagaaaaaaacaaacaaaacaaatgatggAAATGTACATAACACTTTTTCAAATAGTGCCATCACATACATAAGCTATTTGTTTTCACAAATGTTTGGtcaacacatacactgtaagatTGGACTGCACATCTCCCTTGCAATTCAGTGAAATTTCAACCGTGCGTGAAAATAATAGAAACCATGGTGTCGATATACATGATGCAGGATTTTTGCGTCAGTCCTTGCGACTTGTCAGGTACAAATACAAGAGCACCATCATCATGTGTACAGTGTGAACACACACATGTCTGGCACATTATATCAGTGTGCATCACAGTCACAAAAGAGGTGTCTTTCCCACTGGGTGCGTTCATGTTATCCTCCTTGTCATCCAGACAGCCACACTTATCCCATTCACTTCCACGCTGACAGGATTAGCATCTTAGTCTCAGTCCCTCCTCATCCATAGTCTCTTCCGGCGAGTTATCATCAAAGTCATTTCCCCCTCCTCAGAGCTTGTCCGTGAGGAGGACCAGCGTGCTCCAGTAGTTGTAGATGATGAGGGCCAGCATGATCGCCACGGAGACGTAGAGCGGAGGAAAGAGGTTGTACCCTGTGATGGCTTCCTCTCCCAGAGAGAGGACAGTGTCCACTATCTTGTGCGTCCTAGGAGCGCTGGGGTCCCCTGGTGGGATGACTTTGCCAATCTGTGGGTCAACAAAGCAGAAGTGGAGCAAAGCGTGGTAAAGAGAATGATagaaatgacaataaaaagtAGAAATACATGAAACAATATCATTAAAGATGAGGGGAAGAATGCAAACATTTAAACTTCCTTTCCAAGTTTATCAGTCAATCAGGGTGGCATTAAATGCAAGATCACCTAACTACAACAGGTGTCCATCTTCACTCAATATTGGGACAGTGCCAAGCCTGCATTAACCTGTTACCTAGGTACAACATTTTGCAATCACAAGAGACTTTCGACATGTGCAACCAGTTTGCCATAGGCAATGGCATAATCTACACTTCCTATTTCACGACAAGTCAGTGCCAAATCAGAATATTTCCAAGTCTCTTCATGGCTTCTCACAGCACGCAGTGGTCTGATACCACGACCTGCATCCCGTAGCCACGGCAACTCACCTGCTTGGCGTATCTATGCAGTATCTGCCTCAGGCTGAGGAAGCAGGTGGCTTCCATCATGAGACTGACCGCTTGACCCTTCCTGATCTTGACCACTCCCGTGAAGACGGCCGGGTTGTTGTAGCACTTGGCCAGCGTGGCAATGGCCATGACCTTTAGATATCAATATAAAAATTAATACAATATGCATAACCGCACAAACTTAAACTTTGTGAACAGCAGGATTCAGGGTGGTTTTATGGCAAGTCTTAgatttatacagctgaaatatgagatttttgtcatttctgtatatgaagcAAATAAGGAATTGTGAGGGCACGATATCATTCTCTTCctgttttgaatattcatagCAAATGGTGAAGATGTGTTTTCtgaaaagttttgaaatttcaatttaacttccttatttctcatctaatttttatcatttttgcactgttctgtggggacttttttttctctttcttatgaaattgatgaaattctggggtggatttcttctttaatgaCATTCTGTTCATTTCCTGAATGTTTAAAAAGCCAGCCCACTCTGGTGTAGCCAAGTCAAGGCCCCACACAGAGACCATCATTCTACTCTAAGAATTTAAATTCCAGCACCCATTTTAACTGGCAGGTCAGATTCAACATCATTTGCCTCAATGAAAACAGGAAGTGTGCTGGTGAATGTGCCTGTATGCATAAAAAAAGCACACTAAGTgtttttatgaagagtttgataatTTGAGATATATGCCATCAAACCTGCTGTAAACAaagaatataatacaaaattttaggatttttttaaatcacaatttcaagaatattccttgttatgaaACAGGTGAGGTATCACTAGCACAGTTTTATTTTGTCTCATCTGATGACAGACCtaatttaaccctattctaactgagggggggggggtcaaattgaccccccccctcgacgtttcgcgccacaaTTTCACAACGCGCAAagcttttgccgcgtcgtttcacgacttttttcattgaagtctcccgcatattttgagaccaaatttgcgacgtccgggtacaccgttttgaagttacgtaatgttttgcatatgcatgtcaaccaaaaaacagctcaaattcatgatatcgtgtgcaaatccaatgcaaattgtgttttttggttaaattgatataaattagattatttcaacttttaaccattgaaattaatcaattctagtgtagataagcctgaaaaagtgcctgcaacaagttttggcaaaaaaacaatagaaaacaaaaggttgaaaaaacaataaaatacataagaaattaacaaaacaataaaaaacaaaagaaattaatttcaattgagctatttttttacacaaaaattgtttgatgtgtcttgaggaattctgacacaaaaatttagcaatcctccagtctttttaatggagttataggtgaaaatatgatttcatgcacaaatttgcataattaatttattaaaaatagaaaggcaatatttttctattgtatgacgatgtaatcttgtagttgacatccagctctatcttcaggcaaaatttcgcggcgatcgcgcgatcggcggccgagatctgaagggggggtcaaattgaccccccctcagtaaaaacttggtctcaaatagcccagttagaatagggttaaaatgtttcaaaatggcCCTTAACCCCTTTTGCAACCAAACTTTCCATATGTATAAGTGTCATTCTAGCTCTAAGAAATCCATCTTTGCTACATGGCAGTACTAGGCCTTACCTGAGGAATGGCACAGAAGTTGAAGACGGTCTGGTTGCGGATGCGAGACATGTACTTGATGACATCTGGGACGTGCTCCAGGGCATTTGTGATGAGATCATTAAGGCAGTGAACTGCTGACGTTCTGTTCTCCGCGTCACGGAAGTCACTCAGCTTCTTGCCATATTTGCTCCAAACCTTGTGGGAATTAAACACATATTAACCACATTAATCGGCCAAACAACATTCTACAGGAATCAATACAGACTAGGACTTTATCCTTTTCTATTTTATACGCATTGCTTCTAACATTAAAATTATAtctactgtgtgtgtgtttgtatgtgtgtgagtgaatGTACATACTGAAGtacctattttttctttttccagggTGAAAGtacctattttttctttttccagggCTGAAAATACATGAAGAAACATAAGTCTTGTTAGATTTTGATACCTTAAATCACGTTCCAGACCAGAGCAAACACCCCCAAAATTCCTTCAAAATAAAACCAGATGACGATGATGTTCATTTGCAGCCGGGCTCCTTTCAATGCTCTTTTACAAACAAATGGGGCTACATACATgatgttcatcatcatcatcatcatcatcatcatcatcatcaccattatcaccatcatcaccatcatcatcatcatcatcatcatcaccatcatcaccatcatcatcactatcatcatcaccatcatcacacatcatcaccatcatcatcatcatcattgtatgTTTTCCTTTCATTGAGTAGTTTGTCTTTCTTTTGCTGGTTGTTTTTCATTCTTTACTTCGCTCATTTTGGCACAATCCTATCGAAGAGAAAGGAtgcaggtggggggggggggattacctCTCTTGGCCAGAATTCTCTCTTCTCTAGGCTGTCCTCCAGATAGTCTCGGATGATGTTGGTCTTCTGCAGGAACAGCCCCATGGAGTTGGCCAGCTGGGTGTCCTTCCCTACAATGGCATCCTCCATCTTGGACGCTGAGAAGAGTCTGGACAGGCCGATCCCCACAAGACCGGCCACGTAGTGACAATACTGGAGAGGTCAAGGGGTCAAACACAAGCAGTTAACTAACCCCTTGAAGACTAGTCCAGAGTATTCTCGGGCTGGGGcgaatgggaaatgtgtgttataggaAAATTCGTCCATCTTCAGTCGCTTGGCATACAAATGATACACAGGTCTCAGTGCATTAGTAGAAAATGTGTGCATAAAGGTatctatggaatgcttaacatACAAGGCAACGCCGAGTGGGTTTAGACTATCAAAATTGCATAGTTACTGCATGAACACTATTCCTACAAATATGATAACCAAAAAGATGTGTACATCTATTGACTTTATAGAATAAGGAGCGATTTTCTTGCCTGTTCtccatttttttatcatttaacATGATGGCAAATTTACTAGAAGCATTTCCTTTTAGCTTGGCATAGAAGCAAACTATGCATCCACTTCTTCCGGTCATGCATCTAGTATtaaattaaagtgaaaacaaagttctggtaagggcctgagaacccgtctggcaccatttcatatttgcttgcaatatatcgaaagagtctacaaagaaacttacctggctgacgcggtttgccggaatgatgagtggttttggagtattttgagaaaaataataaaagtcggtagaccgacttttattccagaaggctccagactaactcggtctcagggaaaactcgacccttcagacaatttacacacagttcgtgatcgccatgttcatcagtactctataatactacgggtaccaaaccaggccttactgagcagacaggaaagtgagtgctaatcctgtacaaaacaaatggacagcgcgcggtcctcaagcctactagtataggcacatcacctcagttgctgagacgcgcggtctttgaagtttttgttgttgtttatcaagcatctttgattgtttttagaggtgcttgataggcgcacactaattttgcatgcgcgccaaagaggtttttgatgcgcgttgtaacaactcggaccattactgcgagtagccagaacgctacaatgtagtttatacaggccgctcccatatgcatagtacaccACACtctacaatccagagggacaaccaatacatctcatcccgccgtcaagcaaagcgaggccgagttatcccggagtccgagtctagcctgaccccgttcgggtaagttctgagactgaaagtttttggttaatatttcccattttcgtcgttacccatcgaatatcttgttattacagcgttattccgcacatttcctaggcctacgttcacattttggagcaaaatttgacaacttttgcacgcgtaccagaactttgtttgggctttaaacAATATGCATGGTCAGCTAGCCAATAGGCGCCTTTTACAAAGTGCgtgaatgcttgcttagtgtgAGAATTTTTCCTACAAGTGTGCAGTGGCCATCAAAGGTAAGGCAACATGTCGGCAGTAAAAACCAATGCACAGCTCTCCACCAGTGAAATTGCAGAATTTTctaaaacatgaatgaaatttGCAGCCCATGCCGTACTGACTTGAACATGGAGTGGCAATGTCGACTAAAGTGCAGCATGgggttgttgccatggcaacttaCCAGGTTCCAGTCCTTCAACGTGATGACTTCTCTCTGTAACACTTCACTCATCCCATCTCCCATCTTGTGGCAGATATCTGAGATCACCTCTCTGTAGTGTTCGTCTAACGTCCTGTACTCTAGTGAGATCTGaggaatcaacatttaaaatgctgTTAACCCGCTGAGGATGGGTAGATTTTGCTGtagcatgcatttcccatagacacctgcccgagtatactcgggactcatcctcaacgggatAAGTTACCCTACGAAGgcaacatttgttttgtttttgttggttaaAAATTTtaagcaaaaaatattttttgcttcaaATTCAACACTAAATACTACATCCCACAGGATTTCAAAAATACTATCAATTCTATCAAAAGGATGATCAGATTCTATCACTAATACTCGATGTATCTATATCCAGCAATAAAACTTTATCTATAATTGATGTGCAAATATTCCATGAACAAACTTCTATACAAGAAGTATAATCTTTAAAGAAGGTACTTTATTTATTCAATACATTTTGATTGTTGCTGAGGGGATAACTTCGGACGTGTCTAAAAAATGCCATCTGTGTACTTATACAAGATTGCAGTGATAATGGTAAGCACTGCACAAATAGTGGTATTATAAATGTTCTTTTTCTATTATACAAATAAGGGAGGGGGAATTGCACTGCATGTTAAATGATCTCTAAATTCTTAAAtgatcttattattattattattattattattatcattattattattattattattattattattattattatgattatgattatgattatgattatgattattattattattattattattattatttttattattattattatcattattattattattattattgttactatgatgatgatgatgattattaatattactattattaatattactattactagcattatcatcatcatcatcgtcatcatcatttcattatcaccattatcattactatcgtTATTACAATTATCATGGTTTGTTGGGGGTAATACTTACAGATGGAAAATCTTCCAGGACTATCCTGTCCTTGTCCTTGCTCTCGGTGTACTTCCACTCGGGGTCCTCGAGGTTCTTGTAAAAGTTCTGCAGCATCCTGATCTTCTCCTCCAGTGGGATGGTCATGTCGTCCTCCACCGTGTCCAGGGCCCGCAGGACCAGGTAGAAGATGCAGACAGCGTGCCTGGTGGCGGGAGGAGTTACAAGATTGGTCAAGTGTCAGACGTTCGATGGGTGAAATGTGGGAGAGTTTCATTGAGAAGTTGTCCATAAAAGTGTGAAAATATCTGTGTGCGCAGTCTGAGTTCTTTGCTTTGTATGTCAGTctgttgtattgtttgtttgaatgcacgtatttatgttttattgaaaatagGTAAGGAATATTTGACATTTGCTTTGAGAAAATGAATTATTCTGTGGTTTTCATCAATCAAGCGGACTTTAGCATACTTGCCTTAGAAAACATCCAAAGAAAGCATCCACAGAGCTACATTATATCTAGAATGCTCTTATTTAGAGCATGACCAACTAAATTTAATCAAGGTATAGCAGAGTTCATGCTCAGTGTatcttttgtgaaaattattagTTTGTCAAGTCATGCATTTCAGTTGTAGAGTTCACATCTTCCAAAGGCTAAGACTAAATTCATTGGCCCCACCATCAAAATACACACTTTTTAAAAAGAATCTCTTATAATGCGTTTGTAGACATAACATGAGTTTGCAAGCAATACAGGATCACAGCATAGTCTGATACTGGTAATCTCATGGAAGTCTTGTGGGAGGGGACCATGTAATACCTTTTATGgtcattttccttattttcttttgtttgtttgcttttaccgGTACTATCAAACTttactatttcatttcatttcatttcaatcatttattgtccatatcatgggtatttgttttgtttgcatgctttTTACAAAAGGAAATATACAATACAGTTTCATAAACAACATTTAAATGACATATAAGACATAAAAAAGCATCAATTGATACTAATAAATTATTTTATACATCTTGAATTTATGGCAAGAGCATGATTTCATTACTCTATAATTACTCCACGGCAATAGACCCAAAGTGCCACAATAATTACActtttatatacaatgtatgtgctttATGAATATGTTTCTGAAGCATAAATACTTCTATGAACCTGtaactttcatattttacaCCCTGATATAATGGCAATTTTCAACCCATATTCAGACATGATAAAAGCCCTAAATTTCTAGGTCCCTTCAATCAGACAAAGACTCAGACGTCTACTGGCCTGGACTTACCGAAGGTCACCCTCCAGTGCCTGTATGACTGCAGCAAAGCTCCTGCTCGTCTGGTTCAGATAAAGGTAGCATTTCCTGGCCGCCGGGGTCATCGTGTCCTGTTAACACAAGATGCAATGTTGCAGTGGTTCAGGTAGTGGTGTGGATGCGGAGAAATCACAGCAAGAAATTGCAATCAAATCCAGTGAAACttggatacatttttttttttcaattcttctatTAGCTTTGGATAGGGGTGAAATATGTCACTATGAAATGTATtgcacaagaaaagaaaatgatgtgtTGAAAAGCAGAAACacaagaaaatgtttaaaaaaaaaaattatatgaagCATAAACAGGGCAATGTCACATTCATGAGGCTAGATTAAAATTGTCTCAAGCTGTTAACTGGGAAAAATAGTAAACAAGAATCATTCAGATTTCAACAGTTGGAACTTAATTTCTTGATTTATTCAACAATATCTGTAATactaataagaaaaaataattctTGCTCAGCAGAAATAAAGAAGTACCAGTACTGGTAGCAGAGATGGAAAACTCTTACTAATGCCTCTGACGTTTTTAGTGAACATGTACACAACTGTAATATCATAGAATATCACAAAGAAGGTAGAAAAAACATCTTACACCTGGTTTAATAGAATGGATTTTTTCCCTTGGCTCAGTCAGTCTTTAAGTAAAAAtcttaatggggggggggggaacaaaatCAACTCATAAACCTTTACAACTAAGGAATGCAAACTGAATAAGAATACACCTACATGTAGCTGTGGTCAACAAAAGGGCAATTTCTTCTAGAAAATGCATTTCTAAGTCTGGAGGGTGAACACCATATTTTTTTCCTAAGGGGGATTGTATATAAATTCTCTGGAAATGCACAATTTCAACACATTCAATTTTGACTGCTGCACCTGCAGCCTATCTTTTCAGGCCTCTAAACAGTTTATGCAACACAAGAgttggatttttctttttttttctaatatgaCACCAACCAAGGACATTAGTATCTTCGGAATGTTTTGAAGAATTTTGATTTAGTTTTTTCCCATTGTCCAACTGCATGTCTTATTTGCAAACTGTGAAATACCTATAAATTAGGCTTTGACATGGCTTGTTCAATGGTGAAGGGGTCTGCGGATGAATGCAGCACAGACTACTGCAAATCTCGCCATCCCCAGGCCAttcatgtacagaaaatgtcaAAGTCACCTTCAGGATTTGCACACTATATGGAGTGATTCTTTGCTTGAAAGGGAAAACAAATCTACTATCCACCATTTCAAGCTATAATTAGAACTAGATTCTGATTTGGAATCTATAAATCTGCATTCTCATTGCAGACAAATTGTCTTTCATAATTCAATTTTCTCATGATCTGTGATTGTCTTTATTGGGAATTTTAGAGAATTATAGATGGAAAGATAGACCCTCAACATGCTCTTTAAATAATATGTtgtatcaaaaaagtaaaaattatcAAATGCAAAGTAGAATATTTCCCTTTTTCCATTACATGGTTTCTTTTTTAGTGctcagtggatttttttttctctctctctttgggcATGTGACTCTCTTATTGTATGCAACGAACATGCATTAATTCACTTGCACTTTCACTGCAACAAGAAGAGTCATTTCCTACAAACTGGATCAGATGAATTAACAAATGTCAGAAAAAGTAATTATAGCCAATAATGGCACTATGTACAACAAAGC of the Diadema setosum chromosome 16, eeDiaSeto1, whole genome shotgun sequence genome contains:
- the LOC140239515 gene encoding squalene synthase-like, with the protein product MEFLKSIGHPDEVMALLKFKLGGGQHIIPKQKLDTMTPAARKCYLYLNQTSRSFAAVIQALEGDLRHAVCIFYLVLRALDTVEDDMTIPLEEKIRMLQNFYKNLEDPEWKYTESKDKDRIVLEDFPSISLEYRTLDEHYREVISDICHKMGDGMSEVLQREVITLKDWNLYCHYVAGLVGIGLSRLFSASKMEDAIVGKDTQLANSMGLFLQKTNIIRDYLEDSLEKREFWPREVWSKYGKKLSDFRDAENRTSAVHCLNDLITNALEHVPDVIKYMSRIRNQTVFNFCAIPQVMAIATLAKCYNNPAVFTGVVKIRKGQAVSLMMEATCFLSLRQILHRYAKQIGKVIPPGDPSAPRTHKIVDTVLSLGEEAITGYNLFPPLYVSVAIMLALIIYNYWSTLVLLTDKL